In Fusarium fujikuroi IMI 58289 draft genome, chromosome FFUJ_chr08, one genomic interval encodes:
- a CDS encoding related to SAM-dependent methyltransferases — protein sequence MTAQTQSQETWQPMALSIAPSIASHSLSTPESLQIEIDQTTHRLELLNFFHIHASSHILEIGCGQGTCTVVLGHAVGDDGRVDAIDPAPLDYGAPYTLGQAQQHIAKGALGGRVKFWQAQLDDFLKDTGDKKWDYAVFVHCLWYLDAPETLARMLKVLKGRVSRVCIAEYAMKASEPAAVPHLLAALTRATFEAQRPESEANIRCLLSPPDIKNIAADAGWKVEQETEIVPHAGLQDGGWEVGDVKSKSFLGDIEQHVADSKIRTVLKSGREAVVRAVEGLNGEKVRTMDVWVATLVAIK from the coding sequence ATGACAGCTCAGACACAGTCTCAAGAGACATGGCAGCCAATGGCCTTGTCAATCGCTCCATCAATAGCGTCTCACTCCCTGTCAACACCAGAATCCCTACAAATTGAGATTGATCAAACAACTCACCggcttgagctcctcaacttcTTTCATATTCATGCTTCATCACATATTCTTGAGATTGGATGTGGTCAGGGAACATGCACTGTTGTCTTGGGACATGCCGTTGGGGATGATGGCCGTGTTGACGCCATCGACCCCGCACCTCTTGATTACGGTGCACCGTACACCCTTGGCCAAGCACAGCAACATATCGCCAAAGGCGCTTTGGGCGGGCGTGTGAAATTCTGGCAGGCCCAACTCGATGACTTTCTAAAAGATACAGGGGACAAGAAGTGGGACTATGCAGTCTTTGTGCACTGTTTATGGTATCTAGATGCGCCAGAAACCCTTGCCCGCATGCTCAAAGTGCTGAAGGGGCGCGTGAGTAGAGTCTGCATTGCCGAGTACGCCATGAAGGCATCTGAGCCAGCTGCTGTTCCTCACTTGCTCGCTGCCTTGACACGCGCTACATTTGAGGCACAAAGACCAGAGAGCGAAGCAAACATTCGATGTCTGCTGAGTCCACCTGATATCAAGAATATTGCCGCGGATGCTGGCTGGAAGGTTGAACAAGAGACCGAAATTGTACCGCATGCGGGACTTCAAGATGGGGGCTGGGAAGTTGGCGATGTGAAAAGCAAGAGTTTTCTTGGCGACATTGAGCAGCATGTTGCGGATAGTAAAATTAGGACTGTGCTTAAGAGTGGTAGAGAAGCGGTTGTAAGAGCTGTTGAAGGACTTAACGGTGAAAAGGTGCGGACAATGGATGTCTGGGTTGCAACATTAGTTGcaataaagtaa
- a CDS encoding related to n-alkane-inducible cytochrome P450, producing MFGVKWIYTYDPEVLKAVYATHFKEFGVTPIGNLRRGLTPFADKGALLMFIKLLPENGETVDLQPLLQRWFLDIATEFIFGESTEALVYPERAKIANTMLDVLDGGRLRAQLNRLMFLRDWTPWLKSVEEIHAFVTPPIQETIKEKHEREKKIKEGATNLEPERTDLLWTMVQNLEDVEELRSQICLILVANIDTTSVFISNCVWWLARYPDVWDKIRQEVHELGDIPMNFSVLRNMKYLNCVMNETNGKAHRMIPNNVSQLRGAFEDVVIPVGGGPDGKSPTLIRKGDLVLINKTVMYRDPEAWGEDSNEFKPERFDGYRGSWGFLPFGGGPRRCPAQMMVQTEAAYILAHLAKTFKRIEPRDPEPYVPVMRIGPSNKTGVKVALYR from the exons ATGTTTGGTGTCAAGTGGATCTACACCTACGATCCTGAAGTCCTAAAGGCTGTCTATGCAACTCATTTCAAGGAATTTGGTGTTACGCCAATTGGAAATCTTCGGAGAGGACTGACCCCCTTCGCTGATAAAGGTGCACTACTGATG TTCATCAAACTACTACCTGAGAATGGCGAAACTGTTGATTTGCAACCTCTGCTTCAGCGCTGG TTCTTGGACATCGCTACAGAGTTCATTTTTGGCGAGTCAACGGAAGCTTTAGTATACCCTGAGCGCGCCAAGATTGCAAACACCATGCTTGACGTGCTTGACGGTGGTCGCCTCCGCGCTCAGCTCAACAGACTCATGTTTCTGCGTGATTGGACTCCCTGGCTGAAGTCAGTCGAAGAGATCCACGCCTTTGTCACTCCTCCCATTCAAGAGaccatcaaggagaagcacgAGCgtgaaaagaaaattaaagaGGGCGCAACTAACTTGGAACCCGAGCGAACCGATCTATTGTGGACTATGGTACAGAATCTGGAAGACGTTGAGGAGCTTAGATCACAGATCTGCTTAATTCTCGTCGCCAACATTGACACTACCTCTGTGTTCATTAGCAACTGTGTCTGGTGGCTTGCTCGCTATCCTGATGTTTGGGACAAGATTCGCCAGGAAGTCCACGAACTGGGCGACATTCCTATGAACTTTTCGGTTTTACGAAACATGAAGTATCTGAACTGCGTCATGAATGAGA CTAATGGCAAAGCTCATCGCATGATACCCAACAACGTCTCTCAACTTCGCGGTGCCTTTGAAGATGTCGTGATACCGGTGGGCGGCGGTCCAGACGGCAAATCACCTACTCTCATTCGCAAGGGcgatcttgttctcatcaacaagaccGTCATGTACCGTGATCCTGAGGCCTGGGGTGAGGACTCCAACGAGTTCAAGCCCGAAAGGTTTGACGGATATCGAGGCTCTTGGGGCTTCCTACCTTTTGGTGGCGGGCCCAGACGATGTCCAGCACAGATGATGGTTCAGACTGAGGCGGCATATATCCTTGCTCACCTTGCCAAGACTTTCAAACGCATCGAGCCTCGGGACCCAGAACCTTACGTGCCAGTTATGAGAATTGGGCCATCGAACAAGACTGGTGTCAAGGTGGCTTTATACAGATGA
- a CDS encoding trichodiene oxygenase — protein MESLQLNTGTLLTVAASLIALRIAYTIIYRLYLSPLAKIPGPKLAALTFFYEFYYDVVKRGRFLWKIQDLHREYGPIVRINPYEVHINDDSFYDEIYASGPHHPRNKIRFMSTHDESMFDSYAAETHRVRRAALSGSFSKQSIRALEPQILQTVHQLAGRMSSLLQSGEVLNIKALYSGLTMDVIAQYCFGESMDNMKQDQFGKELLDFFHEMPQAHPIGRMFPWLFDIIQRIPISYLAKLDPKLQPLADYDKKISGQISDVLAKEKKDGIRTVFHEMRDSKQLPLADKTLERFKSEAAIFLGAGTETTAAAMTTLSFHLTENPDMLATMRKELQTVMGDADSPVTVAKLEPLPYLTGVIQEGIRLSFGVPGRLPRYAPTEDLVYAGYKLPRGTRMSSSSYLIDTNEEHYPDPFKFDPERWTHGKASLSRHFVPFCRGSRQCIGMNLAYAELYLTVATIFSRFDLELVGTTRRDVEIAHDFFVGMPPLNSKGVMVRVVKDRSE, from the exons ATGGAAAGTTTGCAATTGAACACCGGAACGCTGCTGACAGTGGCAGCTTCTCTCATTGCACTGCGCATCGCCTACACCATCATCTACCGCCTGTATCTATCACCCTTGGCAAAAATACCAGGACCCAAATTGGCAGCTCTCACGTTCTTCTATGAGTTTTACTATGATGTTGTCAAACGAGGCAGATTCCTCTGGAAGATACAAGACCTTCATCGTGAGTATGGTCCAATCGTGAGAATCAACCCTTACGAGGTTCATATCAACGATGATAGCTTCTACGATGAAATCTATGCCAGTGGGCCGCATCATCCTCGTAACAAAATTCGCTTCATGTCTACCCACGATGAGAGCATGTTCGATAGTTACGCTGCTGAAACACATCGCGTTCGGCGGGCTGCATTATCGGGGTCTTTCTCGAAGCAGTCTATTCGTGCTCTTGAGCCACAGATCCTACAAACTGTTCACCAACTAGCTGGTAGAATGAGCTCACTTTTACAGAGCGGAGAGGTTTTGAATATCAAAGCACTCTACAGTGGTCTCACCATGGATGTCATTGCACAGTATTGCTTTGGCGAGAGCATGGATAACATGAAGCAAGATCAGTTCGGCAAAGAGCTATTAGACTTCTTCCATGAGAtgcctcaagctcatccaaTTGGACGCATGTTTCCATGGCTTTTTGATATCATCCAAAGAATTCCTATTAGCTACCTTGCCAAGCTTGACCCAAAGCTCCAGCCTCTGGCTGATTATGACAAGAAGATCTCTGGTCAAATCTCAGATGTCCTagcaaaagagaagaaggatgggaTTAGAACTGTCTTtcatgagatgagagataGCAAGCAACTCCCCCTAGCCGATAAGACTCTTGAGAGATTCAAGTCTGAGGCAGCTATCTTTCTGGGTGCTGGTACTGAAACGACAGCTGCGGCGATGACGACGCTGAGTTTTCATCTTACCGAGAATCCGGATATGTTAGCTACAATGAGGAAGGAACTTCAAACAGTGATGGGCGATGCAGATTCACCGGTCACTGTTGCAAAGCTTGAGCCTCTTCCATATCTG ACGGGAGTCATCCAGGAAGGTATCAGACTCTCGTTCGGTGTTCCTGGACGGCTACCCCGTTATGCACCAACGGAAGATCTTGTTTATGCCGGATACAAACTTCCTCGAGGA ACTCGCATGAGCTCATCCTCATATCTTATTGACACAAACGAGGAACACTACCCAGATCCTTTCAAATTTGACCCAGAGCGCTGGACCCACGGCAAGGCTAGTCTGAGCCGCCACTTCGTACCTTTCTGTAGAGGAAGCCGTCAGTGCATTGGTATGAATCTTGCATACGCTGAGCTGTATCTCACTGTTGCGACTATCTTCTCGAGGTTCGATCTTGAGCTGGTTGGCACGACGAGGAGGGATGTGGAGATTGCTCATGATTTCTTTGTGGGTATGCCGCCGTTGAACTCGAAGGGTGTTATGGTCAGGGTTGTGAAGGATCGTAGTGAGTAG
- a CDS encoding cytochrome P450 monooxygenase-like protein, whose translation MANPKNLSMNQLNIDWQRVASTWQTASPASRVIVTLSTLSLTALLISIIYELYFSPLSKFPGPKLCAISRIPHLIATASGRQLPWLINLHNKYGGVVRIAPDALTFTDERAWADICGASKAAKDGMAKDPRLAALVGGDLVNPDPAKPRSQQTHSIMRKAMVPALKRENVKKLEGMINGHIEEYLSALQKASEKKEAVDMRDMNSFLICDLIADLFLGESLYLFTDEEFIPWVHSFDRFARGVTVLAVLNRFPFLHKFLLFAVHRWGSGERDSFMAPIFARFDRRVALTSARHDMLQMVLDGDSEGTGRQGTMPLDLLREFAPFLMLGGCEAMPTVLTGFVYFVFRKKSTDVKKKLLEEVRGAFSSDSDITMDKINQSQKDLPYLEACLQESIRCYSPAATGTDRVVPASGAQIAGRFVPGNTVVMMLHQVTYSVKQNFSRAAEYVPERWLPEGKGRPQDCIDDVRGSVHPFSVGPQSCFGQELSFYVLRLALCKLLYRFDIELTPESENWVDGQLTFGTRSKPPLMAYVKKAST comes from the exons ATGGCGAACCCCAAAAACCTTAGCATGAATCAGCTCAACATAGACTGGCAGCGTGTCGCCTCCACCTGGCAGACAGCTTCCCCAGCCTCACGAGTGATCGTCACCCTCAGTACACTCTCACTCACAGCCCTTCTCATCTCAATCATCTACGAACTCTACTTCTCCCCGCTCTCCAAATTCCCCGGCCCAAAACTCTGCGCCATCTCGCgcattcctcatctcatAGCAACAGCCAGCGGACGCCAACTCCCCTGGCTCATCAATCTGCACAACAAATACGGAGGCGTTGTTCGCATTGCCCCAGACGCTCTCACTTTCACTGATGAGCGCGCCTGGGCTGACATCTGCGGTGCATCAAAAGCCGCTAAAGATGGAATGGCGAAAGATCCTCGTCTTGCGGCTTTGGTGGGCGGTGATTTGGTGAACCCAGATCCTGCGAAGCCGAGATCGCAGCAGACTCATAGCATTATGAGGAAAGCGATGGTTCCGGCGCTGAAGCGTGAGAATGttaagaagcttgaaggtaTGATCAATGGGCACATTGAGGAGTATCTCTCAGCTTTGCAGAAAGCCAgtgagaagaaagaagctgtTGATATGCGCGACATGAATAGTTTTCTCATCTGCGATCTCATTGCtgacctcttcctcggtgaATCTCTATATCTATTCACTGATGAGGAGTTCATTCCTTGGGTACACTCTTTCGATCGCTTCGCACGAGGCGTCACAGTCCTCGCTGTTCTTAACCGTTTTCCCTTCCTACACaaatttcttctctttgctgtTCATCGCTGGGGAAGTGGTGAGCGCGACTCTTTCATGGCGCCCATCTTTGCACGTTTTGATCGTCGTGTTGCTCTGACTTCAGCTCGACATGACATGCTGCAAATGGTCCTTGATGGAGACTCCGAAGGTACTGGGCGTCAGGGAACTATGCCCCTTGACCTTCTACGAGAATTTGCACCATTTCTGATGCTAGGTGGATGTGAGGCTATGCCTACAGTTCTCACTGGTTTCGTCTACTTTGTCTTTCGCAAGAAGAGCACGGATGTGAAGAAAAAGCTTCTAGAGGAGGTTCGCGGAGCCTTTTCTAGTGATTCAGATATCACCATGGATAAGATCAACCAGTCTCAGAAAGACCTGCCATACTTGGAAGCATGTCTTCAAGAGTCTATTCGATGCTACTCCCCCGCTGCAACCGGCACTGACCGTGTAGTACCTGCATCTGGTGCTCAAATCGCAGGCCGCTTTGTGCCCGGTAACACAGTGGTTATGATGTTACATCAAGTGACCTACTCAGTCAAACAAAATTTCTCGAGAGCCGCTGAGTATGTCCCTGAGAGATGGCTTCCTGAAGGAAAGGGTCGGCCTCAGGATTGTATCGATGATGTGAGAGGCAGTGTTCACCCGTTCTCGGTTGGCCCGCAGTCTTGCTTCGGACAGGA ACTGAGCTTTTATGTTTTGCGGCTGGCGTTGTGTAAGCTTTTGTATCGCTTTGATATTGAGCTCACGCCTGAGTCTGAGAATTGGGTTGATGGGCAGCTCACTTTTGGTACAAGGTCAAAACCTCCGTTGATGGCATATGTCAAGAAAGCATCAACGTAG
- a CDS encoding related to amino acid permease 2 (AAP-2), with translation MADDSSKSSTDPSAAVGPSKEANKLLPEETELDQDGFHNDHQDHLDMQRLGKKQQFKRTFSLWSSIGFVAIYMATWEFVLISLAPGFTNGGYAGVFWCFVTTTIAYSAVVASLAEMASMAPTSGGQYHWVSEFSPPKYQKVLSYASGWMTTLGWLASFASSCYTIAFQVQACINVTKPDFAFTTWQIALIMWAVIIVTIALNTWGTAFFPQLETASLIGHLLGFFAVMIPLWVLCDKNDAHDVFLQFTDQSGWDNMGFAYISSQIYVLWCCFGSDSIVHLSEEVKNASIVVPRAIWWSYVGNVFFGFIMLITMLFCIGPLDAIIEADWPFIALFDRTGSQGLNLFFNVILWLLVYLGNITTLATCARETWAFARDRGLPGSQWIGHMDKKWHMPFNAVYLMSIGAALLSLIQIGSDVAFTVLVSLSTLGIMSTYLLSIGCVLLKRIRGEQLPSARWSLGRFGLAINAFSVLYSLFIVILCCFPLTLPVDTASANWAPLIWAGVIIIAAIAYLTHGRKAYTPPVNFVEGFKLQGVGLQQSS, from the exons ATGGCCGACGATTCTTCCAAATCATCGACAGACCCCTCCGCTGCCGTCGGCCCCTCGAAAGAAGCGAACAAACTCCTcccagaagaaacagaactCGACCAAGATGGCTTCCACAACGATCACCAGGACCATCTGGATATGCAGCGCCTCGGCAAGAAGCAGCAGTTCAAACGAACGTTTTCGCTGTGGTCGTCAATTGGCTTTGTGGCTATTTATATGGCGACGTGGGAATTTGTGCTGATCTCGCTTGCGCCCGGTTTCACGAACGGTGGATATGCTGGCGTTTTCTGGTGTTTTGTTACAACCACGATAGCGTATTCTGCTGTTGTCGCGAGTTTGGCGGAGATGGCTTCTATGGCGCCTACTTCGGGCGGGCAGTATCATTGGGTTAGCGAGTTTTCACCACCAAAGTATCAAAAGGTTCTGTCTTATGCTTCAGGATGGATGACAACGCTGGGATGGCTGGCTAGTTTTGCCAGTAGTTGCTATACTATCGCTTTTCAAGTCCAGGCGTGCATTAACGTTACGAAACCTGATTTTGCGTTTACGACGTGGCAGATTGCGCTGATCATGTGGGCTGTGATCATTGTCACCATCGCCCTCAATACTTGGGGCACTGCTTTCTTTCCGCAGCTCGAGACAGCGAGTCTGATTGGTCATCTTTTGGGATTTTTCGCCGTCATGATTCCTCTTTGGGTTCTTTGCGACAAGAATGATGCGCACGACGTGTTTCTGCAGTTTACGGACCAGAGTGGGTGGGATAATATGGGCTTTGCGTACATCTCGTCTCAGATCTACGTTCTCTGGTGCTGTTTTGGTTCAGACAGCATCGTGCATCTGTCCGAAGAAGTCAAGAATGCGTCTATCGTTGTTCCACGAGCTATTTGGTGGTCATATGTTGGCAACGTCTTTTTCGGGTTCATCATGCTGATTACGATGCTCTTCTGCATTGGCCCCCTTGATGCTATCATCGAGGCGGACTGGCCCTTCATCGCCCTCTTCGATCGCACAGGTTCTCAAGGGTTGAACTTGTTCTTCAATGTCATCTTGTGGCTTTTGGTCTACCTTGGCAACATAACGACTCTCGCGACTTGTGCTCGTGAGACATGGGCGTTTGCGAGAGATCGGGGTCTTCCAGGTTCTCAGTGGATTGGTCATAT GGACAAGAAATGGCACATGCCCTTCAACGCTGTTTATCTCATGTCCATTGGCGCTgctctcctcagcctcatccaAATCGGCTCCGACGTTGCCTTCACTGTTTTGGTATCGCTCTCAACACTCGGCATCATGAGCACTTACCTCCTCAGCATTGGCTGCGTACTCCTAAAGCGCATTAGAGGTGAACAGCTGCCTTCTGCTCGATGGAGCCTGGGTCGCTTCGGACTGGCGATCAACGCATTTTCTGTGCTTTATAGCTTGTTCATTGTCATTCTCTGCTGCTTCCCATTAACTCTGCCTGTTGATACTGCTTCAGCGAACTGGGCGCCTTTGATATGGGCTGGTgtgatcatcatcgctgctaTTGCATATCTTACGCATGGCAGGAAGGCGTACACTCCTCCGGTGAATTTTGTAGAGGGTTTCAAATTGCAGGGAGTTGGTCTACAACAGTCGTCGTAG
- a CDS encoding probable alpha-N-arabinofuranosidase / alpha-L-arabinofuranosidase, with the protein MQLKFLSSALLLSLTSKCAAQDTNDIPPLITDLWSADPSAHVFEGKLWVYPSHDIEANVVNGTGGAQYAMRDYHTYSMKSIYGKDPVIDHGVALSVDDVPWAKQQMWAPDAAYKNGKYYLYFPAKDKDEIFRIGVAVSNKPSGPFKADKSWIPGTYSIDPASYVDTDNEAYLIWGGIWGGQLQAWQDKKNFNESWIGDKAAPNGTNALSPQIAKLSKDMHKITETPRDLVILAPETGKPLQAEDNKRRFFEGPWVHKRGKLYYLMYSTGDTHFLVYATSKNIYGPYTYQGKILDPVDGWTTHGSIVEYKGQWWLFFADAHTSGKDYLRQVKARKIWYDKDGKILLNRPKI; encoded by the coding sequence ATGCAGCTCAAGTTTCTGTCTTCAGCATTGTTGCTGTCTCTGACCAGCAAATGCGCTGCCCAAGACACTAATGATATTCCACCTTTGATCACCGATCTCTGGTCCGCGGATCCCTCGGCTCATGTTTTCGAGGGCAAGCTTTGGGTTTACCCATCTCACGACATCGAAGCCAACGTCGTCAACGGCACAGGAGGCGCTCAATACGCCATGAGGGACTATCATACCTACTCCATGAAGAGTATCTACGGAAAAGACCCCGTTATTGACCACGGCGTCGCTCTCTCAGTCGATGACGTTCCCTGGGCTAAGCAGCAAATGTGGGCTCCTGATGCAGCTTACAAGAACGGCAAATATTATCTCTACTTCCctgccaaggacaaggatgagATCTTCAGAATTGGAGTTGCTGTCTCCAACAAGCCCAGCGGCCCTTTCAAGGCCGACAAGAGCTGGATCCCCGGCACATACAGTATCGATCCTGCTAGCTATGTCGACACTGACAACGAGGCCTATCTCATCTGGGGCGGTATCTGGGGCGGCCAGCTCCAGGCCTGGCAGGATAAGAAGAACTTCAACGAGTCGTGGATCGGAGACAAGGCTGCTCCCAACGGCACCAACGCCCTGTCTCcccagatcgccaagctcaGCAAGGACATGCACAAGATCACCGAAACACCCCGCGATCTCGTCATTCTCGCTCCCGAGACAGGCAAGCCTCTTCAAGCTGAGGATAACAAGCGTCGGTTTTTCGAGGGACCCTGGGTTCACAAGCGCGGCAAGCTGTACTACCTCATGTACTCGACCGGCGATACCCACTTCCTTGTCTACGCTACTTCCAAGAACATCTACGGTCCCTATACCTACCAGGGCAAGATTCTTGACCCTGTTGATGGGTGGACTACTCACGGAAGTATTGTTGAGTACAAGGGACAATGGTGGCTTTTCTTTGCTGATGCGCATACTTCTGGAAAGGATTACCTTCGACAGGTTAAGGCGAGGAAGATCTGGTatgacaaggatggcaagatcTTGCTTAATCGTCCTAAGATTTAG
- a CDS encoding related to NADH oxidase, producing MAERLADKEGLPGGKQCLATYNEWAKGGWGLIISGNVHIDPAHPGAPGDFTVNRDLPREKTLTAWKSWASACSFNGTKAIVQINHPGRQAPFVKSLAPSPIPLDLGKGLFPWLVRSLVYGTPKEMAQADIDDVVTRFAEAAQLSVEAGFAGVEIHAAHGYLLAQFLSPLSNERTDSYGGSPLARAKIVIDVVKAVRKAVPAQTCVGIKVNSTDHTDLGDFIIQLKAIVDAGVDFVEVSGGSIEDPMFSSGLHTTVKASTKAREAFFIDFANAIRSELPDVPIMLTGGFRTRQGMEAAVKGGSCDLVGLARPSVIDPALPKKVLDTSLPEHGALAYAKRIEAWSWAKYTGIKAVGMGAETLWYTNQIGRLGTTNN from the exons ATGGCCGAAAGATTGGCTGACAAGGAGGGCCTTCCAGGTGGCAAACAATGTCTCGCAACCTACAATGAATGGGCGAAAGGTGGTTGGGGATTGATCATCAGTG GTAATGTTCACATCGATCCTGCTCATCCTGGTGCACCAGGGGACTTCACAGTGAACCGGGATCTCCCCAGGGAAAAGACTCTTACAGCTTGGAAATCTTGGGCCAGTGCCTGTTCATTCAATGGAACCAAAGCCATCGTTCAGATAAATCATCCAGGTCGACAAGCACCATTTGTCAAGAGCTTAGCTCCAAGTCCAATTCCTTTAGATCTCGGCAAGGGTCTATTTCCGTGGCTTGTCAGATCCTTGGTATATGGAACGCCAAAGGAGATGGCCCAAGCTGATATAGACGATGTGGTGACGAGGTTTGCAGAAGCAGCGCAGTTATCAGTGGAAGCAGGATTTGCTGGTGTAGAGATCCATGCTGCACATGGGTACTTGTTGGCGCAGTTCTTGTCTCCTCTGTCTAATGAACGAACAGATTCTTACGGCGGTTCTCCGTTGGCAAGAGCCAAGATCGTTATTGACGTCGTTAAAGCTGTCAGGAAGGCTGTACCAGCGCAGACATGTGTTGGGATCAAGGTCAACTCAACTGACCATACAGATCTAGGCGACTTTATCATACAACTGAAAGCCATAGTCGATGCTGGAGTCGACTTTGTCGAGGTTAGTGGAGGGTCCATCGAGGACCCTATGTTCAGCAGTGGCCTGCACACAACAGTGAAGGCAAGCACCAAGGCACGAGaagccttcttcatcgacttTGCAAATGCAATCAGATCTGAGCTCCCGGATGTTCCCATCATGCTGACTGGTGGCTTTCGGACACGTCAGGGCATGGAGGCTGCTGTGAAGGGAGGCAGTTGTGATTTGGTCGGTTTGGCTCGACCCTCTGTCATAGACCCAGCTCTTCCAAAGAAGGTCTTGGACACCAGCTTACCTGAGCATGGGGCTCTGGCGTATGCCAAGAGGATTGAGGCGTGGAGTTGGGCTAAGTATACTGgcatcaaggctgttggGATGGGAGCTGAAACG CTCTGGTATACCAACCAGATTGGGCGGTTAGGGACGACAAACAATTGA